In Acidobacteriota bacterium, the genomic stretch GGACGACGAACATGCCGTCGACATCCGGATAGATGCTGAGCTCCTGGTTCCGCCGCCGCTTCGCGTCCTCCCGCCCCTCCTGCTGGCGGTCGCACAGCCGCCACGCCCGGGCGATGCGCTCGAGGTCGGCCGCCGTCGACTGGCGGGCGAGATGCAGCAGGCGGTCCTCGGTCGCCGCCGTCGCGACCCGGGTGATGGCGCGCACCTTCGAGTAAGAGATCTGGCCCCGCCGCAGCGCGTCGGAGGTCTTCGGCAGGTCGGCCAGGGCATGCGCCACCCGCACGTACTCCCGCGCGGTGCCGGGGGCCAGGTTGGCCCGCCAGCTCAGCCACTGGGGGTAGGACGTGGCGCCCGACCAGCCTCCCAGCTCGTCGAAGCGGCGGATACGGACCAGCAGCTCGTAGATGGCGGCGTCGATGCGGGCGGAGAGCTCGGCGATCTCGTTCTCGAGGCGGTTGCGCTCTTCGCGGTTCCGGCGGAGCTCGTCGGGAGACGGAATCGGGGCCTTGTCGGACGTCGTGGAAGTGTTCATACCTCCAGTGTAAACCACTGTATTTAGACCGTTTAGCTTCGACTGTGGCGGTCGCGCCGAGGTTCACATGAACCTGTCGTCGCGATTCGCGGCGGTGTCGCGCTACGGCGCTGTCAGGCTGCTGGAACGACGTGTCTACCCACCGGTTGGGAAGTTCCGGAGGGGCCTCTGGAAAAACGTGTCAAGCAGTTTCTGACAGACCGCCCATGATTCCGGACTCTGCGCTTTACGACGGGCCATAGCGGCTTCCACACCGGGGTCACAAGCACCTTAATCCGTGCTACACTGATCTCGTGTTCCACTTAGCGAAGGCATCATGAACCTGACGCTAACGGTCGACGACGAAGTCCTCAAGCGAGCCCGGATTCGCGCATTGGAGGAAGACACCTCCGTGAACGCCGTAGTCAGGGACTATCTGGAGTCGTATGCTGGCGGGCCGTCCAAGCGCCGCGAAGCAATCGGTCGATTCCTTGCTCTGGCTGATGACGCCAACACCGGCCGAGGGAACGCTACCTGGACCCGCGACGAGCTACATGAGCGTTGATCCCTGGTTCGTCGACACGAACATACTGGTCTACGCGTACGACGACGACTCGCCCCGGAAGCGCGCGATGGCCCGGCAACTCCTTCTCGAGAAGGCGGAGCAGATCGTTCTGAGCACGCAGGTGCTCGGAGAGTTCTACGTCACCGTGACTCGCAAGCTGGCCAGACCACTCGACGCCCTGCGCGCCGTCGAGGCCGTGGATGCACTGTGTACGTTTACGGTTCGGCCCCTGGGAGCGGAGCTGGTCCGATCCGCGGTTCGACGGAGCAGGTCGGCGCCGCTGTCCTACTGGGACGCCTTGATTGTCGAGAGCGCGATCGACGCTGGCGCGACAGTTCTCCTCACGGAAGACCTGCAACACGGTCAAACGTTCGGACACCTGCGCGTCGTCAACCCGTTTCGCGACGACGCGCGCCCGCAATAGGAGGTCACCGTCACGCGGTTTGCTCCGCGCGCCGGGCGGGAGTTCCGGCGCGGCCTCAGCAAGGGTGCTAGCTGAGCAGGTTTTTCGGGGCTCAAGGCTCCAGGCTCGCGGTGTACGCCGCGATGTCGACGATGTCCGCCACGGTGAGGTTCGCGACCGCAGCGTCCATCAGGTCCGACCAGGCGCCGTTGCGCACCCCGATCTGGAAGTCGTAGAGCTGCCGCGCGATGTAGCTCGGCGACCGGCCGGCGAGGTGCGGCACCGGGCCGAGGCCGCGCAGGTCATCGCCGTGGCAGACGCCGCACGCCACCGTCGTGCCGCCATCGCCGGTCGTTACGAGCGCCTCGCCTCGCGCTACCGATCCGGTCGGCACATAGGCAACGAAGCTCGCCTCGGAATCGCGTATCTGCGTCCTCGCAACGTCCTCGGGCGTCTCGATGATGCGGGTTCCGATCGGCTCCATGCCGCCCCCCTCCACGGGAACGTGCATCCAGCCGCTGACGCGGGTCACCGGAACCGTGTCGGTCTCGACCACTCGAATCCACGGGCGGAACGGGAACGACGAGAAGTACTCCGCCGCCTCCTGCGCCTCCGCTTCGGTAGCGGCGAGGCCGATCTCCACCATCAGGCTGGGCGGGCCCATGCGCGGCTCGCCGCTGCGGCGCAGGCCGTTGCGGTAGTCCCGCATCTGCTGGACGATGTACTCCGCCGGCTGACCCGCCACGCTGGAGTTCTCGGGGCGCCCCTGACCGTTGGGAAGGTGGCAGAAGCCGCAGGCCCGGACATCCGGCTGGCGCCCGCGCGCCACGACCGGCGGCATCGGGGGATGGTTGTCGGGATGCCAGTCGGGCGGGTTGAACAGATCGCGCAGCTCCGAGCGCCGGAACGTGACATCGCTGCCGGGAACGGTCAGGACCTCGTCCGGGTCCGGCGTCGGCGGCGCGTCCTCCGGTGACGGATCGTTCAGCGTGTAGGCCCACGGAATGACGGCGTTGGCGCCTTCCGCGTCAGCCTGCTGGGCGGCGAGCGTGGCATCCGCAGCCCAGGCCGCAAAGACCACGGCGCCGCCCGCTAGGATCCCTGCCATTCCGCCGAAGGCCGCCAGCCGATTCATGGCGTGCCTCCCGTTACCGGCCGCCTGTTATGGCCCTGGCGGCGCCTACCGCCCTTCCGCCTCCGCCTCCAGGACCCGCGCGCCCGCGAGGATGTTCTCCAGCCCGTAGTTGCCCTCGTGGCAGGCGTACTCATAGAGCGGCTGGTCGTTCAGGACCATCGGGACCTCGTAGGTCCACGGGCTCGTCCAGACGGTCGGGTCGTTGATGGTCGCCCGATACAGCAGCGTGTCTTCGGACACGCGGGTGAGCCGCTCGACGAGCTGCAGGTTCGGGCCCGTCCGCCCCTGCGCGAAACTGGTCTCGCGCAGGAAGTTGTTCGTTTCGATGACCAGCGTGTCACCGTCCCAGTGGCCGCGGGAGTCACCCGTCCACTGTGGCAGATCGACGTGCGGGCGCCCGTCGAGAGGAACGAAGCGCACGTTGTGGTTCATCTCGTTGAGCAACGCGACGAAGTTCGGAGTCTGGAACACCTGGACGTTGTTGTTGTAGCCGCCCGGCGTCATCGGCGGGCCGGAGTTGAAGCCGGTGATGCAGCGCAATTGCAGTCCGTTGGTGCCCAGTTCCTCCATCCAGCCGCCGGGCGTGGGCGCGTGGGTGTCGACGCCCTCGCGGAGCTCCGCGTACTCCGCTCGCCGCTGCTCTTCCTCGGGAGTCAGCGCCGGCATCTTCCCGTTCGGCGGGTCCACCACGAGCGACGTGCGCCGGGTGCCGACGGTCGTCGTGCCGCGGTCCAGCCAGAGGTTGTTGTAGAAGCCGGGCGCGCCTTCCTCACCCTGGTCCACGCTGTTGGTCGCCTCCGTGCGCCGCGCGGGCCGGAGCAATAGCTCCTGGTTCCGGTCGAGGGTCTCCTGTTCGAGACGCGCCGCTTCTTCCGCCGTCAGGAACTCCTGATCCGCCAGGTCGTCGGGCCGCTCCATCGGCGTGATGGAGCGGAAGTCCCAGACGCCCTGAAGGTCCGGCGCGCCCCAGGGTGTCCGGGGCGTTTCCGCGCCCTGCCCCGCCGCAACGACCGGCGAGAACACCAGCAGCGCGATCACCGTGCATGCCGCCGCGAGATGTCGATGACTCATCTTCAGCCTCCCCGCAAGGTGCGCTTCGGTTGGATTGTGCCTGTTTCTCCTGTTCGCCGTCCTACGCCGTCAGGTGCCGGCGGAAGAAACCGACTGTCCGATTCCAGGCGAGCCCCGCCGCCGCCTCGTTGAAACGGGGCGTCGAGTTGTTGTGGAACCCGTGCAGCGTGCCCGGGAACATGTGCATCTCGTAATCCACGCCGTTCGCCTGCAGCGCCGCCTCGTACTCCGGCCACATCGCGTTGATGCGCGGATCCGACTCGGCGTAAATGATCATCATCGCGGCCTGGATGTTCGGCACGCCCTCGGTGGCGGCGGAAGCGCCGTAGAACGGCACGCCCGCAGCCATGTCGGCGCCCAGCTCCACCGCCAGGCGGTTGGTCATACCCCCGCCCCAGCAGAAGCCGGTGGCCCCGAGCCGGCCATTGGACAACGCGTGCGCCTGAAGGTAGCGGGCGCTGTTGATCATGTCCTGATCCAGCTCCTCAGGGTCGAGCTCGCGCTGCAGGACGCGGCCGTCATCGTCGTTGCCGGGATAGCCACCCACCGGCGACAGTCCGTCCGGCGCGAGCGCGAGGAAGCCGGCCACCGCGGCGCGGCGCGCGACGTCCTCGATGTGGGGATTCAGGCCGCGGTTCTCGTGAATGACCAGCACGGCCCCGAACGGACCCTCGCCGGTCGGCTGCACGAGATAGCCGCGCATCTCGCCCGACGTGCCGCCGGGTGACGGGTACTCGACGTAGGTGCCCTTGATCCGCGAATCCGTGAACGAGATCGTCTGCGCCTCCGCGTAGCGTGGCAGCAGCGCCTGCGCCATCCAGAGCGCGGATACGCCGCCGATGGTGATGGCGGCCGAGCGCGCGAGGAACTCGCGCCGGTCGATCCGGCCGTGGCAGTACTCGTCGTAGAGGTCGAAGACCCGCTTGTCGATCTTTTTCTGGTCCACCATTTCCCTGCTCCTGCTGTCTGTCCCGCGACTCCGATCCTGCGAGCCGGGCATGCGCCCCGGCCCGCGCGTCCGACGTTCCGACTGATGCCCAATATAGGCCATCGATTGCCGCGCGGACAATCAGCAATTGAGACCCACTCGTGTCACAATCGAGAAGGGCATTGTGCATGCGGGAGGTTCCTGCACACTGCACGATGTTCACCAAAGAAGAGCCTAGGTCCTGATGAGTCAGACGAACGATCGGTGGCGCCTGTACGAGGGGCGTGACCCGCGGGGTTTGCCGGCGTACACAAGCTCGGAGGCGGCGCGGTACCTACGGCTGCCGCTCCGTACGGTGCAGAACTGGTCGTTCGGATTCCGCACGGGTGGTGCGGATCCGCTGATCCACATTGCGGACCGGCAGCGCCACCTGTTGTCCTTCTGGAACATGGCCGAGCTGCACGTGCTCGGCGCGCTCCGCCGATACCACCGGATTCCCCCGGGGAAGCTGCGCAACACCATTCGTTACCTGGAAGACACGTTTAAGACCCAGCATCCCTTGCTGACCAAGAGCATGCTCACAGACGGCGTTTCCATCTTCGTCGAACACACTGGCACTCTGATCAATGCGACCAGGAGTGGCCAACTGGCAATGCGGCAACTGATGGAAGCCCATCTGCAGCGCATCGAGCAGGATGTCGACGGCCTTGCCATTCGTCTCTTCCCCTTCGTGCGCCACGATCCAGACACGCCCCGTCCACCGGAAGTCCTGACCGAAGAACCGAAGATCATTGCCCTCGATCCTCGCGTGCGATTCGGCCGCCCCGTCATCGCAGGTACCAGCATTCCTACCGAAGAGATCGCAGAACGGTTCCGGGCCGGCGACTCTTTAGACCAACTGGCAGACGAGTATGGCCGGCCGCCGCAGGAAATCGAAGAAGCGATCCGTTGCGAGCTCACGCTCGACCGCGCCGCCTGAACACCCGTACGAGTTCTTCCTTGACGAATGCGTCGCGGCACGTCCGATTGCCGAGATGCTGCGAGAGGAAGGACATACTGCGCACGTGCACAACGAGACGTTCGAGAGCGGTACCCCGGACAGAGACTGGCTCCCCGATGTTGGCGCTCGCCGCTGGATCCTGATCACGAAGGACAAGCACATCCGCAAACGCGAGCTCGAGCTGCGCGCGCTTCGGCAAGAACGCGTCAAGACGTTCGTGCTCACGGGTGCCACTCTCAGCGGACAAGACCAGGCCCGGGTACTGAAGGAGGCACTTCCCGACATGCTTCGACTACTTGGGCGGCGGGCGGAGGCTTTTATCGCCCGCGTGACCGCCGCATCTGACGTTCAGGTCATCGAGTGGCACAAGTACGTCCACGACCATAAGAGCTGATGACCTATCTGAAGCACTCAACGTCTGTACTCGGGATCGACTTGGCCTGTCGGAGCTGGAAAGACATCGGCTCTGCATTGCTCGCGTTCGACCGGCAAGGCTTCACCACGGCCTTGCCGGACGCGGTCGCCTGGCCAGGAGAGGAACTGACACCGCCTGCCGTCGCACGAGCCATCGATTCGTTCACTCGCGCACATCAAGTCTCAGCCGTCTCCATCGACGGCCCACAAGGCTGGAGAGATCCAGCGGCGTCTTCCTCACGCAAGGGTGTCGGTCGCGCGTGCGAGTATGCGACTCGCACACCCGGAAAGACCGGAACGACCGGCATCGCCTATCCGTCGACCTTCCTCCGCTGGATTCGATTCAGCGTCGAGGTCTTCGCCGAACTCCTCAAGTACCCTGATGTCGGACTCGTCAACGATACCGGTGGTACGGTTCCGCTGCGACAGCGAGGCTACTGGTTGCTGGAGTGCTTTCCGACCTCGACGTGGCGCACGTCTGGCCTAGAGGCGCTACCAGGACATCGCAAGGCACCGCCGAAGACCGTCGCAGAGTTTGCGAAGCGTCTCGTTGACGCTTACTCGCTCCCATCCGGTGCGATTACGCGCAACCACGACCATCTCCAGGCAGTCGTCGCAGCACTGCCTGCTGCCGGACTACTCGGTGGTCCGGCACAGGCAGTTGCGCGTGGCGAACCGGCCCGCCAAGCTGACACAGCGCTGGTGGAAGGGCTTATCTGGGACGCGGCGCCCGTCGACGGAGCGCTCCCTGCCATCGAACCCGCACCGGTGAAGAGCGCGGTGCTAGTAGACGAGCGCGATGTGGAGCTCGAGCCCGCCATCGACCGCGGCATCCGTCTATTCCACGATCTCGTGCGGAGAGCAAACAACGGGCACGCGGTCGGCATCAGCTACATCGGCTTCGTCGAACACGTGCATGACGTCCGGTTCGACGAGCTGCGCAATCGGAAGTGGTCCCAATCGGACGTCAGGGATGCCTTGCAACTAGCACATCAGATCACCGAGGCCGCGGGTCGACAAGAGGTCCGCCGCGGCGCCGTCGCCATCCAGGCGGGGATGGACACCTTCATCTGGCGGAATAAGCGGCCGCACACGAGGTCGCCGGACGCCTGGAAGAGTGACCTGCCGTATACCCAGGAGAACTGGTTGCAGATCTTCCCGGATGGGCGGCGCCGCGTCATTGATGGGCGGTCCAGACACTAAGCTATTTGTAGGTGACAGTGCTCGATACCGGACGTGAGGAGAGACCGGGTCGGTCGCCTACGAACCGACCGGCTTCGACCTCGGAGACGCCGGTTCGGCTCGGCATCTCCACCTGCCTCCTGGGCGAGAACGTCCGGCACGACGGCGGACACAAGCGCGACGCCTTCCTGGTCGAGACGCTCGGCCGCCTGGTCGAATGGGTTCCGGTGTGCCCGGAGGTGGAACTGGGTCTGGGAACGCCACGCGAACCGATCCGGTTGGTGCGCGACGCCGGCCAGGCCGACGGCGTGCGGCTCGTCAGCCGCAGCGGGGTCCGGTTGACGGGCCGGATGCGGCAGTTTGCCCGCCGCCGAATCCGCGCCCTCGCGAAGGAGGATCTGAGCGGCTACATCCTGAAGAAGGACTCACCGAGCTGCGGCATGGAGCGGGTGAAGGTCTGGAGCGCCGACGACAGCCGGACGTCGGAGCGGAACGGCCGCGGGATGTTCGCGGCCGAGCTGCTGCGGCAGTACCCGAACCTGCCGGTGGAAGAAGAAGGCCGGCTGCAGGACCCCGTGCTGCGCGAGAACTTCTTCGAGCGCGTGTTCGCCTACCGGCGGCTGCGGGCGCTGCTTTCCGGCCGATGGAACGTCGGCGCCCTCGTGCGATGGCATACCGCGGAGAAGCTGGCCCTGATGGCCCACTCCCCCCTCCGGTACCGCGAACTGGGGCGCCTCGTGGCCGAGGCGAAGGCCATACCGCGGGCGGAACTAAGCCGCCGCTACGAGGACGAGTTCATGTCGGCCATGCGCATCCGGGCGACCCGGGCGCGCCATACGAACGCCTTGATGCATGCCGTCGGGCACTTCAAGCGACAGCTCGACACCGACTCGCGCGACGAGTTGCTGGCCGTGCTGGAAGACTACCGCCGCGGCCTCGTGCCCCGGATCGTGCCGCTCACCCTCGTACGGCACCACGCGCGGCGGCTCGACGTGGAGTACCTGCTAGGCCAGACCTACCTGCACCCGCACCCGAAGGAACTGGCGCTGCTGAACCATGTGTGATTACCGGCGCTCGGGAGACCCGTCGGCGGGCACGAGCAGGGGAGCGGGCTCCGGACTCGTCCTGACTACTTCCTCCAGCTCCGGGTAGCGCGCAAGCATTTCCTGCGGGTATACGCCGGGAACCGGCAGACCCAGCTCGTGCTTCAGCGTCGCGGCGTTCGCTACCGCCTTGGACGAAAAGTGGTTGTTCATGTAGAGGTAGAGCCGCTTGACGAGATGCGCCGCGGCGTCCGCGGTGTCCCGGAACGGCTTCAGCTCTGCCGTCGAGTAGTGGTAGTCGTAGCGCTCCTCGGTCCGGTCGTGGCGCCACCACTTCCGGGCGTTGCGGCCGTGGAGGCGCATGTAATAGAAGGTCTCGACGTTCGGCAGGAAGTTCTGCTCGATGGAGAGCCGGAACTTCGGCTCGTCGATCTGCACCCAGGCCGCGCCGAGCCCGTTCAGCAGGCGCAGCGTCCCCGCGACATCGTCGCTCCAGCTCCGGTGACGCAGCTCGACCGCGACCGGGTGGCCGGAGAGCGCCTCGATCAGCCACGCCAGGTAGTCATGCGCGGCCGCGTCGTTCTTGAAGCTCGGCGGGAACTGCGCGAGGAGCACGCCGAGCTTGCCGGATTCGTGGATGGGGACGAGGGCCTCGCAGAACTGATCGATGTCGTCACGACCGACCCGCGTGTCGCTCTTGCCGGTGGAGGCCGCGTACATCTTCGGGTGGGTGAACTGCTGGTAGAGCTTGATCGAGAACGCGAAGCCGTCGGGAGTCCGCCTGGCCCAGCTCTCGGTGACGGAGCGGCGCGGAATACCGTAGAACGTGGAGTTCACCTCGACGGTGTCGAAGCGTTCCGCGTAGTACTCCAGCTCGTCGAATCCGCGCGGGCGGTGACGGCGGCCGCGCGGCGGATAGAAGATCCCGTCCCAGGCGCCTTCGCCGGTCGGATAGTGCCAACCGCTGGTCCCGATCCGAATCGCCCCGGCTACGGCAGGGCCAGCGCCACCCACTCCGGAACCTCGTCACGGGCGCCGACGGCGACCACGATGTACTGCCGGCCCTCGTGCAGATACGTCATCGGCCCGCCGGTCGTGCCGGCCGGCAGCTCCGTCTCCCAGATGACCTCGCCCGTCGCCTTGTCGTAGGCCCGGAACTTGCGGCCCCAGCGCCACGACTGATCCTGCTCGGGGTCCGTCGAATCGCCCTCGCCGCGCATCGTGCCGATGACGGAGTCGCTCCCCTCCCCGAGGAACAGCAGGCTGCCGGTGACGAGGGGCGCCGGGCGGTTGGGGATGCCGAGGGGCGGCAGATCGAGATCCTTCAGCAGCGGATGGTTGCGCGGACCGTCGCCGTTGGGGACCATCCACGCCCGCTCGCCACGGTTCAGGTCGAGGGCGGTGATCCGGCCGTAGGGAG encodes the following:
- a CDS encoding PIN domain-containing protein: MLAGRPSAAKQSVDSLLWLMTPTPAEGTLPGPATSYMSVDPWFVDTNILVYAYDDDSPRKRAMARQLLLEKAEQIVLSTQVLGEFYVTVTRKLARPLDALRAVEAVDALCTFTVRPLGAELVRSAVRRSRSAPLSYWDALIVESAIDAGATVLLTEDLQHGQTFGHLRVVNPFRDDARPQ
- a CDS encoding cytochrome C-binding protein is translated as MNRLAAFGGMAGILAGGAVVFAAWAADATLAAQQADAEGANAVIPWAYTLNDPSPEDAPPTPDPDEVLTVPGSDVTFRRSELRDLFNPPDWHPDNHPPMPPVVARGRQPDVRACGFCHLPNGQGRPENSSVAGQPAEYIVQQMRDYRNGLRRSGEPRMGPPSLMVEIGLAATEAEAQEAAEYFSSFPFRPWIRVVETDTVPVTRVSGWMHVPVEGGGMEPIGTRIIETPEDVARTQIRDSEASFVAYVPTGSVARGEALVTTGDGGTTVACGVCHGDDLRGLGPVPHLAGRSPSYIARQLYDFQIGVRNGAWSDLMDAAVANLTVADIVDIAAYTASLEP
- a CDS encoding dienelactone hydrolase family protein, yielding MDQKKIDKRVFDLYDEYCHGRIDRREFLARSAAITIGGVSALWMAQALLPRYAEAQTISFTDSRIKGTYVEYPSPGGTSGEMRGYLVQPTGEGPFGAVLVIHENRGLNPHIEDVARRAAVAGFLALAPDGLSPVGGYPGNDDDGRVLQRELDPEELDQDMINSARYLQAHALSNGRLGATGFCWGGGMTNRLAVELGADMAAGVPFYGASAATEGVPNIQAAMMIIYAESDPRINAMWPEYEAALQANGVDYEMHMFPGTLHGFHNNSTPRFNEAAAGLAWNRTVGFFRRHLTA
- a CDS encoding DUF433 domain-containing protein, which encodes MSQTNDRWRLYEGRDPRGLPAYTSSEAARYLRLPLRTVQNWSFGFRTGGADPLIHIADRQRHLLSFWNMAELHVLGALRRYHRIPPGKLRNTIRYLEDTFKTQHPLLTKSMLTDGVSIFVEHTGTLINATRSGQLAMRQLMEAHLQRIEQDVDGLAIRLFPFVRHDPDTPRPPEVLTEEPKIIALDPRVRFGRPVIAGTSIPTEEIAERFRAGDSLDQLADEYGRPPQEIEEAIRCELTLDRAA
- a CDS encoding DUF523 and DUF1722 domain-containing protein encodes the protein MLDTGREERPGRSPTNRPASTSETPVRLGISTCLLGENVRHDGGHKRDAFLVETLGRLVEWVPVCPEVELGLGTPREPIRLVRDAGQADGVRLVSRSGVRLTGRMRQFARRRIRALAKEDLSGYILKKDSPSCGMERVKVWSADDSRTSERNGRGMFAAELLRQYPNLPVEEEGRLQDPVLRENFFERVFAYRRLRALLSGRWNVGALVRWHTAEKLALMAHSPLRYRELGRLVAEAKAIPRAELSRRYEDEFMSAMRIRATRARHTNALMHAVGHFKRQLDTDSRDELLAVLEDYRRGLVPRIVPLTLVRHHARRLDVEYLLGQTYLHPHPKELALLNHV
- a CDS encoding DUF72 domain-containing protein, whose protein sequence is MGGAGPAVAGAIRIGTSGWHYPTGEGAWDGIFYPPRGRRHRPRGFDELEYYAERFDTVEVNSTFYGIPRRSVTESWARRTPDGFAFSIKLYQQFTHPKMYAASTGKSDTRVGRDDIDQFCEALVPIHESGKLGVLLAQFPPSFKNDAAAHDYLAWLIEALSGHPVAVELRHRSWSDDVAGTLRLLNGLGAAWVQIDEPKFRLSIEQNFLPNVETFYYMRLHGRNARKWWRHDRTEERYDYHYSTAELKPFRDTADAAAHLVKRLYLYMNNHFSSKAVANAATLKHELGLPVPGVYPQEMLARYPELEEVVRTSPEPAPLLVPADGSPERR